In Thermococcus sp., the genomic window AGTCCAAGCAGTTTTTCAGGGACTTCAACCACCACTGTACCGTTCCGGTAATCGCTGCAGACGTTTCTGTGGCTGATGCCCACCCTTTTCGTCGGACAGTAAACGGTCAGAACACCGTTCTCAAGGCTGACGTTTATCGGCAGGTTGCTCTTAACAGTGATTTTGCTCACGTTGGTGCCAACGATCGAGACGTCACCGACCACCTCTCTGACCTTCAGCGCGGAGGCGTTGAACTCCCCGAACTTAACGACCTTTCCAGCGGTCTTCTTCGGCGTTGCCCCACCTATGCTGATGTCTCCCCTGACGGCCAGAACCGCCACCAGTGCGCCGACCATGAGAATTATGAGGGTCACACCAAGCAGCGCACCAAACAATCCTCCCCTCCTGCGCATGCACTCCACCAATGAAAATATCATCATGTTTCCGTATAAAGTTTACGCCCAACAAGAGTCACAAAGAAAAGTTGAAGGTCAGCGGAGGAGCTTGACGAACTCCCTCATCCAGGCGTAGAGGTCGCCGGGGTGTCTTGAGCTGACCCAGTTGCCGTCGACGACTACCTCCTCGTTCACCCATTCGGCGCCGGCGTTCTTCACGTCGTCCCTGATGGTTACGGTGCTAGTGCCCTTCCTGCCCTTCAGGACACCAGCTGAAATGAGTATCTGCGGCCCGTGGCAGATGCTCGCCACCGGCTTTCCAGCCTCGAACATCTTTCTGGTTATCTCGATGGCCTTCTCGTTGAGCCTGACTATCTCGGGCGCCTTCCCGCCGGGAAGGACGAGGGCGTCGAACTCGTCCGGGTCAACCTCCTCAAAGGCAAGGTCAACGTTGACGGAGTAGCCGTGCTTGCCCGTTATCTTGCCCCTCTCAAAGCTAGCCACGTAGACCTCGTGTCCCTCCTCCTTTATCCTGTGGAGGGGGTAGATAAGCTCCAGGTCTTCAAAACCGTCGGCACTAAGAAACAGCACCTTCATCTCAAACACCTCCATCCAAACGCTTAGAGGGAAATAGAAAAGGGGCACTTATAAGGCTTTTTGGACATAAATGGTCAGAGGGGGAGTTCGGTCGTTTCTTTATGAACCTTGAGGACTACCATCGTGTGGGTCGCCACGACGCCGTCGATTTCACCTATCGTGTCAAGGAACTCGTTAAGCTCCTCGCTCCCCCTGGTTCTTATTTTGACGAGCATGTCGTAATCGCCGGTGGTCTCGAAAATCTCTACTATCTCCGGGTACTTTTTGAGCTCACTCGCCACGTAGGAGTACTTCCCGGCCTTGGCCTTTATCAGTATGAACGCCAGGATCTTAAAGCCGAGGGAATCCGGGTCGAGTATCACGGTGAACTTTCTTATTATGCCCCGCTCCTTCAGCTTCTTAATCCTCTCGTAAACGGTCGATTCGGCGAGATTGACCTCTTTGGATATCTCCCTCAGGGGCGTTCTGCTGTTCTTTTGGAGTATGGAGAGGATCTTCCTGTCTATATCGTCCAAACCGGTTCGCATGAGCATCACCGCCGGTAAAAAATTTTCGAAAGGTTTTATAAACTTGCCGATTTCCATGAACCATACTTTTATAAAACGCCTTTCGCCTTTTACTTCAGAACTTCTGGGAGGGCCAGCGATGCCAACCAACGTGACAGCAGAGTACCTTGCGGCGGAGGAGGAATACAGGAACGCCAAGACTATCCCGGAGAAGATACGGGCCCTCGAAAAGATGTACGCCACAGTCCCCAAACACAAAGGAACGGAAAAGCTCCGGCTCCAGATAAAGAGGAAGCTCGCCGAGCTGAGGAAGGAGCTGGAGAAGCAGAGGCAGATGCGCAAAGGCGGTGGCGGCCCGTCGATGGCAGTCAGAAAAGAGGGCGCGGCACAGATAGTTCTCGCGGGACTTCCGAACGTTGGCAAAAGCTCGCTCATGAAGGCCCTCACCAACGTTGACATAGACGTCGCGGACTACGCGTTCACGACGGTCGAGCCTATTCCGGGCATGATGCACCATAAAGACGTCCAGATACAGCTCGTTGAGGTTCCCGGTCTCGTCGAGGGCGCAGCCCTTGGAAAGGGCATGGGGCCGCAGCTGCTGAGCGTCATAAGGAACGCGGACGCGATAGCCATCGTGGTTGACCTCTCCCAGGATCCAGTAAAGCAGATGGAGATTCTCCTCAAGGAGTTTGAAAGGGCAGGGATAAAGCTGAACAAGCGCCGCCCGAGGGTGGAGATCAAGAGAACCGCCATGGGCGGAATCGTGATCAACGGCCAGGAGAACATCAAGGGGGACATAGGCGAAGTCATGAAGATGCTCCGAGAGGAGAGGATACACTCCGCCGAGATAACCGTCAAGGAGCCGGTTACGCTTGAGGAGTTCGCCGACGCCCTGGATGAGAGCCTCGTCTGGAGGCGTGCCATAATCATCGCCAACAAGGGCGACGCCCCGGGGAGCAAGGAGAACTACGAGAAGCTCGTTGAGGCCTACGGAGACAGGTTCAAGATAATCCCAGTCTCGGCTAAGAGGAAGATTCAGCTGGACAAGCTCAAGGACGAGCTCTACGAGCTGGCCGGAATCATTCGCGTCTTCACCAAGAGCCCCGGAGAGGAGCCGGCCTACCCACCGGTGCCGCTGAAGAAGGGCTCGACGGTTATGGACCTGGCCGAGAGGATACACAAGGACTTCGCCAGGAACTTCCGCTACGCCCGCGTATGGGGCAAGAGCGTCAAGTTCCCTGGCCAGCGTGTTGGGGCCGACCACGTGCTTGAAGATGGGGACATAGTGGAGATCCACGCCCGCTAGCGGCAGAACGGCCCCCTGCACTTTCTCCCGTTCTTCCCGACGAGGTTCTCAAGGCTGAACTCCCTTCCGTCGAGGCTGTCCATAAGGAACTTCTCGCCGTCCCTCTCGAAAATCCAGAACACCTTGTAGGCCCGGGCATCGCGAACTATCTCTATCCTCGGAAGCCACCAGGAGACAACCCTTGAGTTCCCCCAGGTTATCGCGCTCTCGAAGGCTTTCATCCTGGCCTCCTCGTAGTCGACCAAGGGTTCCATGGTCTTTTTCTCATCCACATCCCATTCTTGGAGGTCTATAAAGCCGTCCCCACGCTCGGCTCCCAGGCGGTAGAGGTCTACATAGGCAAAGTAGTCAAAAACCCGGTCGCTTCTGCCCAGCCGCCTGTAGAACAGCCTCAAATGGAATATGTGGTACGGGTACAGCACAAAATCTGGATTTGAAACGTCCTCCGGTTTGAATATCGGCCTCATGACCATGACCCTCATATTCCATCCCTGTCATTGTTCATCAAATATGTTATTAACTGTTACCATTTATTTGTCACAATATCCCAACATCCCGTTCCTAACCGGGAACTGTTAAACCAATATGTTTATATTTTAGTGCACCTATATTGTGGACTGATGTCCCTTAATTCACACCGATGTATCGAGGTGAAGTAAAATGGGCTTGAGTGGTTCGGCCTGGGCAACCCTGTTGGTGCCCACTCTTTTGGGAATTTTGACGATGCTACTGTACGGCTACTGGGACAGAATAACCGGCAAGGAATACTATGTTGACGACGAGATTCTGGCCTACGACGAAGACCTTATGACAACGCTTAGGGAGGAGGGTAAGGTATGAACAGCGGGATACTTTTCGGTTTTCTGGTGTATCTCGCGCTGCTTGCTTACATAGGCTGGTGGGCCAACAGATACACCAAGACAGAGGATCAGTACTTCGTTGGAGGCAGGAGGGTTCACGTTTTAGCGGCCACCCTCTCGGACAAGGCCAGCGACTTCTCCGGCTGGCTGATGCTCGGTTATCCGGGTGCTGCCTTTTCCAGCGGTCTCGGTGCCTTCTGGGCGGCCATCGGCTGTCTCTTCGGTACCCTCGCCGATTATGTCCTCATAGGCCCGAGGCTGAGAATCTACGCTGGTAAATTCAGGGCGATAACAGTCCCGGACTACCTGGAGGCAAGGCTCAAAGACGACACCAAGCTGATAAGAATCCTGAGCGCACTGATAATAGTCATATTCATGACCGCCTATGTTGCCGCGCAGTTCACCGCCGGAGGAAAGACCTTCGCAGAGGGCTTCGGCATAAGCGACAACATGGGAATCCTCATCACCGTCATCATACTGACGGCCTATGTTATCACGGGTGGATTCTTTGCGGTCGTCTGGACCGACGTCGTTCAGGCAATGTTCATGCTGCTGACCCTGATAATCGTCCCGTTCCTGGCACTCTCTGAGATAGGGGGCTTTGAGAGGGCAACCCAGATAATAGGCAGCGCCGACCCGGCGAAGCTCCATCCGTTTGGTGGTGCCACCGGAATAGCAGCACTGGTCTTCGCAATAGGCTACGCCTCGTGGATAGTCGGCTATCTCGGCCAGCCCCACATAGTCACCCGTTACATGAGCGTTGAGGATCCGAGGAAGCTCAGGAGGCCGGGTATATTCATCAGCGGCACGTGGACGATAATCGTCCTCTGGGGTGCGTTCTTTGCTGGATTCCTTGGATTTGCCATGTATCAGGCTGGGATACTGCAGGTCAGCGATCCTGAGAAGGTGATCCCCGCCATGGCGGTTGAGCTCATGCCGAGCTGGCTGGCGGGCTTCGTCATAGCAGGTATAATCTCGGCCGTCATGAGTACCGCGGACTCACAGCTGCTGGTGGCTTCCTCGGCAATAGCCAGGGACTTCTACCACAAGGTCCTCGGCAAAGAGCTGGGCAAGAAGCAGATGGTGAACATATCAAGGCTCGTCGTTGCCGGCGTCGCCCTCGTCGGTCTGTGGTTTGCCATCAGCGGCCCGAAGGTCATCTACCAGATGGTCGCAACGGCCTGGGGAGGTCTGGCCGTCGGCTTCGGCCCGATACTCACCCTGAGCCTCTGGTGGAAGAGGGCAACCAAGGAGGGAGCAATAATCGGCATGGCCTACGGTCTCATCAGCGAGGTAATCCTTGAGGCCAAGATATACGGCTGGGCGTTCAACCCGGACGCTCCGGGCTTCTTTGGAACGATCGGCGGCTGGTTCAACGGCATACCGGTGTTCTTCATCAACTTCTTCGTGACGCTGGTGGTCATAATAATCGTCAGCCTCCTCACCAAGCCACCAGAGGACGTGGTCAAGCTCCACGAGGAGATATTCAAGAAGGTTCCCATCGAGGGGGCCGGCAGGAAGAGCATCACTGAGACCAGAGCCAAGAGCCAGGTGGAGAACGTCGCCGAGTTCGTCCTCACCAGGGGGCTCGCCTGACCCCTCCCCTTTTTTCTCCGCTGTTTCCTGCGCCGTTCCATCCCAAAAGGCCAACCCATGGTTTTAAACCATTTTTGGCCAACCTAACGTTTATAAGCATCTCCGTTCACATATGAACGTACGTCAGAGTTTTTGAGGTGGGAGCATGAGACCGCTCGACCTGACCGAGAAAGACCCTTCTAGGAGGGTTACAATCTATTTTGAAGGCCAACCTCTGGAGGCCTACGAGGGAGAAAAGCTCACCGTTGCTCTCCTGGCCAACGGCATCTACTGGCTCACCACCAGCACTGAGGGCAGAAAGCGCGGCGCCTTCACCTTCGGCCCTGTCCCTGTGGTTCTCAACGGTGTCAAGAACATCAACGGAAGAAAGACCAAGGTCAAGGACGGCATGAGGATAGAGCGCCAGAACTACGGGGAGTTCCAGGAGACGGTTGAGATCGACGAGGGCACGCCCGTCGAGAGGCTGGTAGTTGACGTGGCGGTCATCGGAGGCGGCCCTGCCGGAATAGGGGCAGTGCTTGAGGTTCAGGAACATCTAACCGCCGCGATAATCGAGGAGAAGGGCTGGCTCGGGGGAGACCTGTGGCTCAAGGGCCTGCCCCAGGAGGGGTTCGGCGACCCGAAGAGGGCCGTTAAAGAGCTCACCGGAAAGTTCAACGAGAACGTCAGGGTTTTCAAGGGCACGATAGCCCTCGGTGTCTTTGACAAGGGCGAGTACTTCCTGGTGCCGATAGTCACCGGGAAGAACCAGCTCATCGAGCTGATGGCCAAGCGCGTCGTTCTGGCCGTCGGTGCGGTTGACAACATCCTCCTCTTTGAGAACAACGAGTTTCCAGGTGTCTTCAGGCGCGATTTTGCCCTCGAAGTCATGAACGTGTGGGGCGTCGCTCCCGGAAGGAAGGTCGCCGTGGTGGGGAGCAGGCCTGAGGACATCGTTCCGGAGCTGGAGCGCTGGGGAATCGAGTACGTGGTGGTGCCCAACCCAAAGCGCGTTGAAGGGAAGGAGAAAGTTGAGAGGCTCATCGACATGAACGGGCACGTTTACGAGGTCGATGCCGTCATCGTGTCCGATGGGAGGAGGCCGGACATCAACCCGATAACCCAGGCCGGTGGAAAGCTGAAGTTCAAACGCGGCTACTACATGCCCGTCCTCGACTCCCAGCACAGGATAAGGGACGGCATATACGTCGCAGGGAGCGCCGTCAGCATAAAGCCCCACTACGCCAACTACCTGGAGGGAAGGCTCGTCGGGGCGTACATCCTCAGGGAGTTTGGATTTGAGTCAAGTCCATGCCTTTACGAGGAGAGGCTGAAGGAGTACGAGCCCGACTCCATAACCGTCCACAGGATAGATTTTGAGAGCTTCAACCTTGAAGACGTCCAGATATGCGGCTGCGACGTCTCCCTGAAGAAGGTGGACGACGTGGTCAGGAGCGGAATAACCGACCTTCAGATAATCAAGCGCCTGACACACCTAGCGATGGGCTTCTGCCAGGGGCGCTTCTGCCTCTTCAACGGAGCCGTGGTCGTCTCGCAGAGGACGGGCTCTGACATGAGCCGCATCGACCTCCCAGTGGCAAGGCCGCCGCTGAAGAACGTCAGGATGAAGGTCACCGCCGAGGGGGTGGATGAGTATGCCGAGTAAAGAGCTCCCCGAGAGGAGCGAGATAGTCATCATCGGCGGGGGGATAGTTGGAGTAACCCTCGCCCACGAGCTGGCCAGGCGCGGTGAGGAGGTTACAGTCATTGAAAAGCGTTTCATTGGCTCCGGCTCTACCTTCCGCTGCGGAACGGGCATAAGGCAGCAGTTCAACGACGAGGCCAACGTCCAGGTCATGAAGCGCTCCGTCGAGCTGTGGAATCGCTATAGTGAGGAGTACGGCTTCTCCTTCGAGCAGACCGGCTATCTCTTCCTGCTCTACGACGACGATGAGGTCGCGGAGTTCAAGGAGAACATAGCCATACAGAACCGCTTTGGGGTTCCGACCAGGCTCATAACGCCGGAGGAGGCGAAGGAGATAGTGCCGCTCCTCGACACCAGCGAGGTCATCGCGGCGTCGTGGAATCCAACGGACGGAAAGGCAGACCCCTTCTACGCCACCGCCGCCTTCGCCCTCAACGCCGAGCGCTTCGGGGCCAGGCTGGTCGAGTACACCGAGGTCAAGGACTTCCTCATAGAAAACGGCGAGATAAGGGGCCTCAAGACAAGCAGGGGGACGATAAAGACCGGAATAGTAATCAACGCCACCAACGCCTGGGCCAAGCTCATCAACGCGATGGCCGGGATAAGGACGAAGATACCAATAGAGCCCTACAAGCACCAGGCCGTCATCACGCAGCCCATAAGGAAGGGAGCCATCAGGCCGATGGTCATATCCTTCAAGTACGGTCACGCTTACCTCACCCAGACGGCCCACGGCGGCGTCGTCGGCGGCGTCGGCTACGAGCTCGGCCCGACCTACGACCTCAACCCGACCTACGAGTTCATGCGCGAGGTCAGCTACTACTTCACCAAGATAATCCCCGCCCTGAGGGAGCTTCTTATACTCAGAACATGGGCTGGCTACTACGCCAAGACGCCGGACAGCAACCCGGCGATAGGAAAGATAGAGGAGCTGAGCGACTACTACATAGCGGCGGGCTTCAGCGGTCACGGCTTCATGATGGCTCCAGCTGTGGCAGAGATGGTAGCGGACCTGGTAACGAAGGGCAGGACGGATCTTCCGGTCGAGTGGTACGACCCGTACCGCTTCGAGAGGGGCGAGCTGCGCGGAGAAGCGCTGCAGATGGGGTGACTTCGTCATCTCCAAAATTTTTCAGTTTTTCTTTTGACGGATCTGTTCCAAGCTCACCATTGAGTGCTCTGAAGCCGGAGGTTGGGAGGCAAAACCATAGTGATTTCATCAGGAACGATCCCAAAGTGTTCTGCTATTCCGTAGCTCGACCCGGGATAACAATCCTTAAATAATAGACCCCCCATGTAACATGGGGGGACCTCTCAATGTTGTTCAGCAGAGTAAAGAATTCAAGGAACGATATGTTTGACCGTGAGTACGAGTTTGAAAGGATAATCTCGGCTATAGACGATGGAGTACCGCTTATAGTCCTGACGGGGATTCGTCGCGTGGGCAAGACTACCCTCGTTAGAGTTCTTCTTAACGAAATAGACATGGCGGGTGGTTACATAGATGCAAGGAAACTCTGGAGCATCCATGCGAACATTCCGCCGGAGCTCATAAAGAAGGAGATAGCAAAATCGCTGGACGCGAGAAAAAGCTACGCTCCCGTCATGAGGCTTCTCCGCTCGCTTAAGAGCGTAACGATTGCAGGTTCAGGAGTTGAGTTCAAGGATAACGAGACCAACCTAATAGACATCCTCGACGACATCGAAAAGAGCGGGGAGAGGACTTTGATTGTCTTTGACGAAGCCCAGTACCTCCGTTACTCCAACTACGACTACACGGCCCTCTTCGCGTCCCTAAACGATAACTACGAGAACATCACCCTGATTCTCACCGGGTCGGAGATTCAAATACTTGAGGAGTTCCTCGGCTTTAACGACAGGTACTCCCCGCTCTACAAGAGGGAACACGAGATAGTCCATCTCGACCGCTTCAGCAGGAATGAGAGCCTGCAATACCTCAGAGAAGGATTCAGGGAAGTTGGGCTGGAAATTCCGGAGAACGAAATAGAGGACGCCGTTGAGGTTCTCGACGGCATCGTGGGATGGCTGAGGGAGTACGGATGGCTCCGCTACCGCGGGAGAAGTCACGGCGTTGCCATCGACGAGGTGTTCCAGAGGGCGAAGAGCGACATAATAGACGAGCTCTCAAGGTACTCCAAGCGATACCTCACGATAATGATGGCGGTGGCGGATGGCTATCTTTCGTGGTCATCGATAAAGGCCTACCTCGAGCGGGTAGAGGGGAAGAGAATAAACGACGGCTCTCTGAACACCGCCCTCAGGAACCTAATCCGATACGGTTACCTCGAAAAGCGGAGTGACGGTTACCACATAACCGACCCCGTCATCGAGAGGGCCCTAAGGCACGGGTAGCTGGAAGGGTAAATGAACTCCCACTTTCCCAAGCGAAACCCCTAAGTACTTCCACGCCGTACTAAGCCGGGTGGTGTCCGTTGCAGGCCAACGTCAACCTCGACACTCTTCTTGAGAAGATGAAGGCAGAGCTGGAGCGGGGGAAGGGTCTCAGCATAGTGAACTATTTCAAAAAGGCGGAAGAATGCCTTAAGATTGCAGAGCCGTTTATTCGAGAGAGAGAGAGAGCGGTAGAAGAAGCAGATGAAAAAAGATATTCAGTAACTATGGCCATATCCCTTTTAGGTGCCGCAGTGATAACTGTTGGTTCTATTTTGGAGGAAAATAACCCTCTTGTCGTGATTTTTAAGATAATCTTCTATGGTGGTCTACTAGCATTTCCTGCCCTCTTTTTTCTACTCCTGTTTATTTCTCCAGTCCTAATAAAACCCTCCGTGTCCGAGGACGAAACCAAGCAGAAGATAAACGACGCCCTAACCCAAAACGGCATAGATAAAGAGGAGTGCAGGAAGGTTCTGGAGCGTACAGTGGAGACGCTCAAGAAAAAAGATGGGCCTATAACGCTGGGTTTTGCCTTAACAGCGCCTATTCTGGAGAACGCCGTTAACTCACTGGAGAAGGGGAGTTTTGAAGAGGCCTCGGACCACTTCAAAAAGGCCAAGGAATCAATAGAACAGCTAAAGAAGAAGAGGATCCCCCAGAAATTTGATGACATCTCGAAGGAATTTAGCCGGTTATTGTGGGAAGAGAGTATTTACATCCGGCGTTATGGTCATTGGGAAACTTTCCATGAAACCCTCCCGAATGTCAAAGAACCCCTCTCTTTCGCCGCCCGCGCATGCGACGCCCTCTACCTCGGCGACGTCGAGAAGATGCGTGAACTGCTCAGCGAGGCCAGGGAAATGCTCGACGAGCGCGATAAGTTCGTCATAGGTGATGTTAAGTTCTTCAAGTACCTCTTCGAGTTCCACTACTTCCTGCTCAAAACGGTAGTTGAAGCCTACGAGGCCGAGACCGGGGCGGTAGCGAAGCTCACAGAGGAGCAGGCAAAGCGCTTCGCCGAGGCCAAGCCCGTTGAAGTCCCCACCACCGTTGAGAAGGTCTCCGTATCGGCTGACGAACCCGAGAGGGAGCTCTACCGCGGTGAGGTGCGCTTCAAGATGGGCGCGATGAGTCAAGAGCGTGTTGGAACGCTCGTCATAACGAACAAGAGACTGAAGCTCACAGGGAAGTACAGGCTGAGGGGGTATGTAGCCACGGTTGCAGTCAAGGCCGCTTTGAGGGCCGCAGGAATCGGGGAGGTCTACGAGGACATCCCGTTGAATGAGATAAGCTGGATTGAGCTGAAGAAGGCACTACTCGGTGGCTACTACCTTGAGTTCCGCGCGAGGGGCAAGAAGTTCACACTTTACACCGATGCCGCCCAGCACATTTACAACATCCTGAGGCAGTACAGCAACGCCTGAGTCTCGCTACCCTTAAATATTTCCGCCCTTATTCTTTTCTGGTGGAATCATGTACCGCGTTGATTCTCCCGGAAGGGTCAATCTGATTGGGGAGCATACGGATTACGCCCTCGGCTACGTCATGCCGATGGCAATAGACCTCTACACCGTCCTGCACGCCCAAAAGGACGAGGGGGTGAGAGTATACTCACAGATCTTCAGGGAGGTCAGGGAATTCGGCCTCGGTGAAATCAGAAAAGCCGGTGACTGGGCGGATTACGTCAGGGGAATATTCTGGGTTCTGATGGAGGAAGGGCACACCATCGGGGGGATGAAGGGAATCCTCGGCGGAGACCTTCCAATAGGTTCAGGATTAAGCTCCTCGGCGAGCCTTGAGCTGGCTGTTCTGGCTTTTCTCAACGAGGCCTACGAGCTGAACCTCCTGCCGGTGGAGATGGCCCTCTTAGCTCAAAAGGCTGAGAACGAGTTCGTTGGAGTGCCCTGCGGGATACTCGATCAGTTCGCGGTCGTCCACGGAAAGAGGGGGCACGTCATATTCCTCGATACCGACACGCTGGAGCACGAGTACATCAGGTTTCCCGAGGATGTGAGGGTTCTCGTGTTCTACACAGGGGTTAAGCGGGAACTCGCGGGATCAGCCTACGCCGAGAGGAGGAAAGTTGCCGAGGAAACGCTCCGCCTCCTGGGGAAGAGGACTTCGAAGGAGGTCGATGAGAGCGAACTCAGGAGCCTTCCCGCCCTCTACAGGCGCTTCTTTGGCTACATCGTGAGGGAGAACCGGCGCGTCCTTGAGGCGAGGGACGCCCTGCGGAGCGGCGACGTCAGGACCTTCGGAGAACTGATGACGGCCTCGCACTGGGATCTGGCGAGGAACTACGAGGTATCAAGTGAGGAACTGGACTTCTTCGTAAGAAGGGCGATAGAGCTCGGTGCCTACGGGGCGAAGCTTACCGGAGCTGGCTTTGGAGGGTCAGCGGTGGCCATAGTGCCCGAGGAGATGGCCCTGGACGTGGCGATGAGGGTCACTGACGAATACGTGAGGCACTTCAACTGGGAGCCGGACTACCACCTCGTCACCCCGAGCGACGGGGTAAGCGTGAGGAGGGTCTGAGTTGCTCGCTCTCCTCCTCCACGGCAACCTCCAGTACGCGGAGATACCGAAGGCGGAGATAGGAAGGGTCATCGAGAAGGCATACAGGCCCGTAATCTCCACCCTTCTCAAAAGGGAAATCCCCTTCGCCCTCAACGTCACCGGCTTCACGCTTGAACTTCTCCCGGAGGACGTCATCGGCCTGATAAGGGACGGGGTCTCCACCGGACTGATCGAGATAACCGGGACTGCCTACAGCCACGCGATACTCCCGCTCCTGAGCCTCGACAGGGTGGAGGCCCAGGTACAAAGGGACAGAAGCGTTAAGGAGGAACTCCTCGGAGTCTCCCCGAGGCTCTTCTTCCCGCCGGAGCTAGCCTACGACCCGATTCTGCCGGCCATACTCCGGGACAACGGCTACGAGGAGATATTCATCGACGGCGAGGCGCTGGTTCTCTCCGACCACCTCAACAGGGCGGTGAAGCCGGTGAAGCCTCTCTATCCCCACCTGATTAAGGCCCAGCGGGGCGAGGGAAACAGGTATCTTAACTACCTCCTTGGATTGAGGGAGCTGAAGCGCTCCCTCAAGCTCGTCTTTCCTGGGAAGGTTACGCTCGAGGCCGTGAAGGAGATAACAGGAATCCCGATCTGGGTGAACGTGAACACCGTCGTGATGCTCTCCGCCGGCAGGTTCCCGCTGATGAACCCGAGGAAGGGGGCAAAATGGCTTAAGAACCTCGATGACATAGTCCTCTACGGCACCGACATAGAGTTCCTGGGCTACCGCCCCCTGGCGGACTACCTGATAACCGCCGATTCTTTCCTGAAGGTCTTCGAGGCCCTCGGGAGGGAGGTGAAGCCGCCGAGCGAGCTCCCCCATTCCGGCAGGAGGCTCTACCTGAGGACTTCGAGCTGGGCGCCCGATAAGAGCCTCGACATCTGGAGGCTGGACGAGGGCAACGCGAGGCTGAACTTCCTCTCACGGGATGTGGCGGGAGAAAGGGCCTTCCTCGCGGAGAACAGTGACGCCCGGGGCTGGGAGCCCCTGCCCGAGAGGAGGCTCGACGCGTTTAGGGCCATCTACGAAGCCTGGAGGGGTGTAAATGAGGAATCTTAGAAACAGGCTTTCCATACTCCTTCTCGTCCTGATGGCGGCCTTTCTGATGGCCGACCAGAACCTTCTACCCCCCAACTACCAGCAGATAATGGCCGAGTTCGGGATAAGCGAGACCCAGATGGGCCTCGTCTCGACGATATTCGTCGCAACGAGCGCGCTGATAACGATAGTCTGGGGCTTCCTCTCCGACATCAAGGGCAGGAAGAAGCTCCTCGTCATCGGCGTCCTCATCGGTGAGATACCCTGCTTCCTGACTGCCTTCGTGGGCAACTACTACGAGCTGCTCCTCATGAGGCTCTTCACCGGCATCGGTGTCGGCTCGATAATCCCGATAGGCTACTCCCTGATAGCGGACATGTTCCCGAGCGAGGAGCGCGGAAAGGGCTACGCCTTCATACAGACCGCCTTCGGCTTCGGAACCCTCTTCGGAATGATAATGGCCGGCCTCATAGCCAGCTGGAGGCCGCCGTTCATAATAGCCTCCGTTCCCAACTTCATA contains:
- a CDS encoding polysaccharide deacetylase family protein, with translation MLALLLHGNLQYAEIPKAEIGRVIEKAYRPVISTLLKREIPFALNVTGFTLELLPEDVIGLIRDGVSTGLIEITGTAYSHAILPLLSLDRVEAQVQRDRSVKEELLGVSPRLFFPPELAYDPILPAILRDNGYEEIFIDGEALVLSDHLNRAVKPVKPLYPHLIKAQRGEGNRYLNYLLGLRELKRSLKLVFPGKVTLEAVKEITGIPIWVNVNTVVMLSAGRFPLMNPRKGAKWLKNLDDIVLYGTDIEFLGYRPLADYLITADSFLKVFEALGREVKPPSELPHSGRRLYLRTSSWAPDKSLDIWRLDEGNARLNFLSRDVAGERAFLAENSDARGWEPLPERRLDAFRAIYEAWRGVNEES
- a CDS encoding ATP-binding protein, producing the protein MFDREYEFERIISAIDDGVPLIVLTGIRRVGKTTLVRVLLNEIDMAGGYIDARKLWSIHANIPPELIKKEIAKSLDARKSYAPVMRLLRSLKSVTIAGSGVEFKDNETNLIDILDDIEKSGERTLIVFDEAQYLRYSNYDYTALFASLNDNYENITLILTGSEIQILEEFLGFNDRYSPLYKREHEIVHLDRFSRNESLQYLREGFREVGLEIPENEIEDAVEVLDGIVGWLREYGWLRYRGRSHGVAIDEVFQRAKSDIIDELSRYSKRYLTIMMAVADGYLSWSSIKAYLERVEGKRINDGSLNTALRNLIRYGYLEKRSDGYHITDPVIERALRHG
- a CDS encoding MFS transporter translates to MRNLRNRLSILLLVLMAAFLMADQNLLPPNYQQIMAEFGISETQMGLVSTIFVATSALITIVWGFLSDIKGRKKLLVIGVLIGEIPCFLTAFVGNYYELLLMRLFTGIGVGSIIPIGYSLIADMFPSEERGKGYAFIQTAFGFGTLFGMIMAGLIASWRPPFIIASVPNFILAPLFYFVAEEPKRGAGEEEVRKLIEMGYEYTYRLSWEAVRKSFR
- a CDS encoding galactokinase, which encodes MYRVDSPGRVNLIGEHTDYALGYVMPMAIDLYTVLHAQKDEGVRVYSQIFREVREFGLGEIRKAGDWADYVRGIFWVLMEEGHTIGGMKGILGGDLPIGSGLSSSASLELAVLAFLNEAYELNLLPVEMALLAQKAENEFVGVPCGILDQFAVVHGKRGHVIFLDTDTLEHEYIRFPEDVRVLVFYTGVKRELAGSAYAERRKVAEETLRLLGKRTSKEVDESELRSLPALYRRFFGYIVRENRRVLEARDALRSGDVRTFGELMTASHWDLARNYEVSSEELDFFVRRAIELGAYGAKLTGAGFGGSAVAIVPEEMALDVAMRVTDEYVRHFNWEPDYHLVTPSDGVSVRRV